One Rhinopithecus roxellana isolate Shanxi Qingling chromosome 7, ASM756505v1, whole genome shotgun sequence DNA segment encodes these proteins:
- the TMSB15A gene encoding thymosin beta-15A produces the protein MSDKPDLSEVEKFDRSKLKKTNTEEKNTLPSKETIQQEKECVQTS, from the exons ATGAGTGATAAGCCAGACTTGTCGGAAGTGGAGAAGTTTGACAGGTCAAAACTGAAGAAAActaatactgaagaaaaaaatactcttcCCTCAAAGGAAA CTATCCAGCAGGAGAAAGAGTGTGTTCAAACATCGTAA